The DNA sequence ATTCCAGGCCTTCAAGTCCGGTACGGTCGATTTCCGCCAGGAAGCCTCTTCCAGCCGCTGGGTTACCGGTTACGATTTTCCGGCCGTCAAGGAAGGCCGCGTCAAGAAGGAAGAATTGCCGAACATTTATCGCTCCGTCGGCATCATGCAGGCCTTCGTGCCGAACATGCGTCGTGAAAAGTTCCAGAACCCGAAACTGCGCAAGGCGCTCAATTACGCCTTCGATTTCGAGGAGCTGAACCGCACGCTCGCTTACGGGCAGTTCCAGCGCATCAACAGCTTCTTCATGGGCAGCGAGCTCGCCTCTTCCGGCTTGCCGACCGGGCGCGAGCTGGAACTGCTTCAGGAACTGAAGGACCAGGTTCCGCCGGAAGTCTTCACCACCGAATACCGTAACCCGGTGGCAGGCGATCCTGCCAAGCAGCGTGACAATCTGCGCGAGGCGGTGAAGTTGATGAAAGAGGCCGGTTACGAGCTGCGCGGCAACCGCATGGTCAATGCGGCAACCGGACAGCAGCTGGATATGGAATTCCTGATCGATTCCTCCGGCATGGAAAGAACGATCCTGCCCTATGTCCAGAACCTCAAGAAGATCGGCATCAATGCCACGATCCGCACGGTCGATGCCTCGCAATATACCAACCGCGCCCGCAGCTTCGATTTCGACATCGCCGTCAAACTCTGGGCGACATCGGCCAATCCCGGCAACGAACAAGCGGATTTCTGGGGCTCGGCCGCCGCCGATCGGCAGGGATCCAACAACCTTGGCGGCATCAAGAACCCCGCCGTCGATGCTTTGGTCAGAAAGGTCATATTTGCGCCCAACCGGGATGAACAGGTGGCCGCGGCGCGGGCGCTCGACCGGGTGCTTCTGGCAAACAGCTACGTCATTCCGCAATTTTACCGCGGCGAGATGTTCCTCGCTTACTGGAACACACTCACGCGTCCTGAAAACCTGCCTGAATACGGCATCGGTTTTCCGGACGCATGGTGGTCCAGTCAGGCCGGAAACTGACGCTGGCCTTGCTTTCGCGCCGAAGGCTTGATTCACATAGGGCGAAACGAATCGCTTAAGGCGCAGGCAAGCGCTTTCAGGAAAGGACCGGGTTTGACAGAAACGAAAACCGCTGACGTGTCGGCCGGGAGCCGAGGCTGATGGGCGCCTATATCCTCAGACGTCTGGCGTTGATGATCCCGACCATCATCGGCATCATGGGCATTTCGTTTCTCGTCATCCAGTTCGCGCCGGGCGGGCCGGTGGAGCAGGTTGTCGCGCAGCTGACGGGGCAGGGCGACAGCGCCTCCGACCGGCTCTCGGGCGGCGGCGATCTCATGGGTCAATCCGGCGGCTTCGATGAAAGCGGCTCGAAATATCGCGGTGCGCAGGGGCTTGATCCGGAGTTGATCGCCAAGCTCGAGAAGCAGTTCGGTTTCGACAAGCCGCCGCTTACCCGTTTTCTCGAAATGATGTGGAATTACATCCGCTTCGACTTCGGGGACAGCTTCTTCCGCAATTCCTCGGTCATTGATCTCATCATCGACAAGCTGCCGGTGTCGATGTCGCTTGGTTTCTGGATCCTGATCATCTCCTACATCATCTCCATTCCCCTCGGAATCAAGAAAGCCGTTTCCGATGGCTCGACGTTCGATGTCTGGACCTCCGGCATCATCATCATCGGTTATGCGGTGCCGAGCTTCCTGTTCGGTATTCTGCTCATCGTGCTTTTCGCCGGCGGATCGTTCTTCGACTGGTTCCCGCTGCGCGGTCTGGTATCGGATAATTTTGACCAGCTGAACTGGTGGCAGAAGATCATCGACTACTTCTGGCACCTGACGCTGCCATTGATCGCGCTGTCGCTCTCGGCTTTCGCAACGACGACGCTTCTGACGAAAAACTCCTTCATCGACGAGATCAAGAAGCAATATGTCGTCACCGCCCGCGCCAAGGGTCTCACCGAACGCAAGGTTCTCTATGGCCACGTCTTCCGCAACGCGATGCTGATCGTGATTGCCGGTTTTCCTGGCGCTTTCATTTCGGCCTTCTTCACCGGCTCGCTGCTGATCGAGAATATCTTCTCGCTCGATGGCCTTGGCCGCCTCGGTTATCTCTCGGTCGTCAACCGTGACTATCCGATCGTGTTCGGCACGCTCTTCATCTTCTCACTGATGGGCCTCGTTGTCGGCCTCATATCGGACCTCATCTATACATGGATCGATCCGCGCATCGATTTCGAGCGGAGGGACGTGTGATGACGCTCGCCCATACCGCCGCAGCCGAAACGATAGAAAAGCCGAAGCGCCCGTGGTTTTCGCCGACCACCAAACGCCGCTGGCAGAATTTCAAGGCGAACCGGCGCGGTTACTGGTCCTTCTGGCTGTTCCTGATCCTGTTTTTTCTGAGCCTGATCGCGGAATTCATCGCCAATGACAAACCCATTCTCGCTTCCTACAAGGGTGAGATTCTGGTGCCGGTCATGGTCGATTATCCCGAGGAGAAATTCGGCGGCTTCCTTGCCCAGACCGACTACAAATCCTCCTTCATCCAGGATGAGATCAACGCCAATGGCTGGATGATCTGGCCGCCGATCCGTTATTCCTACCAGACGGTCAATTCCAATATTCCGCATTCAGCGCCCACCGCGCCCTTCTGGCTGATGGATAAAAAGGATCGCTGCTCGGCTTACCCGCAGGGCGATGCCGATCCCGGTTGCACCCTCGGCAATCTGAATTGGCTGGGAACCGACAATCAGGCGCGCGATGTCACGGCGCGAATGATTTATGGTTTCCGCATCTCCGTGCTGTTCGGCCTGACACTAACGATCGCGTCGGCCCTTGTCGGCGTCACCGCTGGCGCCATTCAGGGTTATTTCGGCGGCTGGACCGATTTGCTTTTGCAGCGTTTCATCGAAATCTGGTCGTCCATGCCGGTGCTCTATATCCTGCTCATCATCGCGGCCATTCTTCCACCCGGCTTCTTCGTGCTGCTCGGCATCATGCTGCTGTTCTCATGGGTCGGCTTCGTTGGCATCGTGAGAGCGGAATTCCTGCGCGCCAGAAACTTTGAATATGTCCGTGCGGCCCGTGCACTTGGCGTTGGCAACTGGACGATCATGTTCCGGCATCTTCTGCCCAACGCCATGGTGGCGACGCTGACTTTCCTGCCGTTCATCCTTTCTGGCTCGATCACGACGCTCACCTCGCTCGATTTCCTCGGCTTCGGCATGCCGCCGGGATCGCCGTCGCTGGGCGAGATGATTGCGCAGGGCAAGAACAACCTTCAGGCCCCCTGGCTTGGCCTCACTGCGTTTTTCACCATGTCCATCATGCTCTCGCTGTTGATTTTCGT is a window from the Agrobacterium tumefaciens genome containing:
- a CDS encoding microcin C ABC transporter permease YejB, with translation MGAYILRRLALMIPTIIGIMGISFLVIQFAPGGPVEQVVAQLTGQGDSASDRLSGGGDLMGQSGGFDESGSKYRGAQGLDPELIAKLEKQFGFDKPPLTRFLEMMWNYIRFDFGDSFFRNSSVIDLIIDKLPVSMSLGFWILIISYIISIPLGIKKAVSDGSTFDVWTSGIIIIGYAVPSFLFGILLIVLFAGGSFFDWFPLRGLVSDNFDQLNWWQKIIDYFWHLTLPLIALSLSAFATTTLLTKNSFIDEIKKQYVVTARAKGLTERKVLYGHVFRNAMLIVIAGFPGAFISAFFTGSLLIENIFSLDGLGRLGYLSVVNRDYPIVFGTLFIFSLMGLVVGLISDLIYTWIDPRIDFERRDV
- a CDS encoding extracellular solute-binding protein, which codes for MILAPLKSRLLIALAASAMLIPAAAFAQSGDVWRKGISTVGELKHPDGFDHFDYVNTKAPKGGALRMSTTGTFDTLNPLLAKGEAATGLSLVFDTLMKSTEEELSASYGLLAEGVSYPDDISKATFRLRAEAKWADGKPVTPEDVVFSFEKAKDLSPQLATYYTHVTKAEVSGERDITFTFDEKNNRELPQIVGQLLIVPKHWWEAAGPDGKPRDISRGTLEPVMGSGPYKIASLSPGSTMTYERRDDYWGKDVNVNVGMNNFKTITYNFFSDQDVEFQAFKSGTVDFRQEASSSRWVTGYDFPAVKEGRVKKEELPNIYRSVGIMQAFVPNMRREKFQNPKLRKALNYAFDFEELNRTLAYGQFQRINSFFMGSELASSGLPTGRELELLQELKDQVPPEVFTTEYRNPVAGDPAKQRDNLREAVKLMKEAGYELRGNRMVNAATGQQLDMEFLIDSSGMERTILPYVQNLKKIGINATIRTVDASQYTNRARSFDFDIAVKLWATSANPGNEQADFWGSAAADRQGSNNLGGIKNPAVDALVRKVIFAPNRDEQVAAARALDRVLLANSYVIPQFYRGEMFLAYWNTLTRPENLPEYGIGFPDAWWSSQAGN
- a CDS encoding ABC transporter permease is translated as MTLAHTAAAETIEKPKRPWFSPTTKRRWQNFKANRRGYWSFWLFLILFFLSLIAEFIANDKPILASYKGEILVPVMVDYPEEKFGGFLAQTDYKSSFIQDEINANGWMIWPPIRYSYQTVNSNIPHSAPTAPFWLMDKKDRCSAYPQGDADPGCTLGNLNWLGTDNQARDVTARMIYGFRISVLFGLTLTIASALVGVTAGAIQGYFGGWTDLLLQRFIEIWSSMPVLYILLIIAAILPPGFFVLLGIMLLFSWVGFVGIVRAEFLRARNFEYVRAARALGVGNWTIMFRHLLPNAMVATLTFLPFILSGSITTLTSLDFLGFGMPPGSPSLGEMIAQGKNNLQAPWLGLTAFFTMSIMLSLLIFVGEAVRDAFDPRKTFR